One window of Steroidobacteraceae bacterium genomic DNA carries:
- a CDS encoding FAD-dependent oxidoreductase: MRRRSFLHYLAGGALAAFATRLRAKIAPGTRYDVIIVGAGTAGLPAAIVAAERGARVLLLEAAPAVGGTLFLSTGQMSAAGTRLQRSKGIEDSPQQHYDDVMRISRNTADPVLVRLAVNEAAATFDWLMDLGLKPLPEHPILGAAHEPYSVARYAWGANGGRDILGVLTAPLAAQVAAGRIDLALDTSVTALLTDRDGAVSGVRVKSADRETIHRGRSTVLTCGGYAANAQLFEALSGYRHYGDMAYGYSKGAGIELALAVGGYVRGRENYLCNFGSILVNDLYPAKILGRFNTVPQDRPPWEIYVNVDGKRFICEDEPSVDRREHALLAQPDLRCWIIFDEAILAGAPPGVRNWSRDDIREAFATQMMFTRADSIAKLADACGIDRDGLLATVAGYNEGVRRGRDALGRKHLPRPIVQPPFYAIRHQGHSVTSTVGVAVDGQLRVIRPGGAPIRNLYAAGELLGAGQTMGNAFVGGMMVTPALSFGRYLGRQLPLAAMNA; the protein is encoded by the coding sequence ATGCGTCGCCGCAGTTTCCTGCACTATCTGGCCGGTGGCGCACTGGCCGCTTTCGCAACGCGCTTGCGCGCAAAGATCGCCCCGGGCACCCGTTACGACGTCATCATCGTCGGCGCCGGAACGGCCGGATTGCCGGCGGCCATTGTGGCGGCCGAGCGCGGCGCGCGGGTCCTGCTGCTGGAGGCCGCGCCCGCCGTTGGTGGCACGCTGTTCCTGTCGACGGGACAGATGAGCGCGGCAGGCACGCGGCTGCAACGCAGCAAAGGCATCGAGGATAGTCCCCAGCAGCACTACGACGATGTCATGCGCATCAGCCGCAACACGGCCGATCCGGTGCTGGTACGTCTTGCGGTCAACGAGGCTGCGGCCACTTTCGACTGGCTGATGGACCTCGGCCTGAAACCCCTGCCCGAGCATCCCATCCTCGGAGCGGCCCATGAACCCTACAGCGTTGCGCGTTACGCATGGGGTGCCAACGGCGGGCGCGACATTCTGGGCGTCCTGACGGCGCCGCTTGCCGCGCAGGTCGCCGCGGGACGCATCGACCTTGCCCTCGACACATCGGTAACGGCGCTGCTGACCGATCGCGACGGTGCGGTGAGCGGGGTGCGAGTCAAATCCGCCGACCGCGAGACCATCCATCGCGGCCGCAGCACCGTACTCACCTGCGGTGGCTATGCCGCCAATGCGCAGCTGTTCGAGGCGCTCTCGGGGTATCGGCACTACGGTGACATGGCCTATGGCTACTCGAAGGGCGCGGGAATCGAGCTCGCGCTCGCGGTAGGTGGTTACGTGCGTGGTCGCGAGAACTATCTGTGCAACTTCGGTTCGATTCTGGTCAACGACCTGTATCCTGCGAAGATTCTTGGCCGGTTCAACACCGTGCCCCAGGACCGGCCACCCTGGGAAATCTATGTCAACGTCGATGGCAAACGCTTCATCTGCGAGGATGAACCCAGTGTCGACCGGCGCGAACACGCACTGCTCGCCCAGCCCGACCTGCGCTGCTGGATCATCTTCGACGAAGCGATACTTGCCGGTGCACCCCCAGGGGTGCGCAACTGGTCACGCGACGATATCCGTGAAGCCTTCGCGACACAGATGATGTTCACCCGCGCCGACAGCATTGCGAAGCTCGCCGACGCCTGCGGCATCGACCGCGACGGGCTCCTGGCCACCGTAGCAGGTTACAACGAGGGCGTGCGCAGGGGCCGCGACGCGCTCGGCCGCAAACATCTGCCGCGGCCGATCGTGCAGCCTCCTTTCTATGCCATTCGCCACCAGGGCCACTCGGTCACCTCCACGGTTGGCGTCGCTGTCGATGGGCAGCTGCGCGTGATACGCCCCGGTGGCGCGCCGATCCGCAATCTGTATGCCGCCGGCGAACTGCTCGGCGCCGGACAGACCATGGGCAACGCCTTCGTAGGCGGGATGATGGTCACGCCGGCGCTGAGTTTCGGCCGCTACCTGGGGCGCCAATTACCGCTCGCTGCGATGAACGCATGA
- a CDS encoding alpha/beta hydrolase — protein sequence MRRLCVGACWFALAMLPMGMATDAGQPRDLPITPAGPLDAALAARRGYVDSTLGQLHYQRMGGEARVLLIHQVPWFHIYFTRAQEALARLGVGSIAIDLPGYGFSDRPASPPGINDYARALHGGLDGLGIERIAIVGHHTGATVATEMTRIAPARTACLVLHGVPLYSDEERDKRLAVPHWEQTPDPQGEYLANRYRYLRERVVGSPQALHWSVLAMYLAGPMEWYGHHAVFKYDMAGSLATLAGPVVVLSNSDDLLDFTFERVKALRPDFRFQRLVGQSSNMAFDEPDAWARAIIAALAYCSRA from the coding sequence ATGAGGCGCCTCTGCGTCGGCGCGTGCTGGTTTGCGCTCGCGATGCTGCCGATGGGCATGGCAACGGACGCCGGGCAACCGCGAGACCTGCCGATCACGCCGGCCGGACCCCTCGATGCTGCGCTCGCCGCGCGCCGCGGCTATGTCGACAGCACGCTTGGTCAATTGCACTACCAGCGCATGGGCGGCGAAGCGCGTGTACTGCTGATCCATCAGGTGCCTTGGTTTCATATCTATTTTACTCGCGCGCAGGAGGCGCTGGCCCGCCTCGGAGTCGGTTCGATCGCGATCGACCTGCCTGGGTATGGATTTTCCGACAGGCCGGCATCGCCGCCCGGCATCAATGACTATGCGCGCGCTTTGCATGGCGGGCTCGACGGACTTGGCATCGAGCGCATCGCCATCGTCGGCCACCACACCGGCGCGACCGTAGCCACGGAAATGACGCGCATCGCGCCAGCGCGCACTGCGTGCCTCGTGTTGCACGGGGTACCTTTGTACAGCGACGAGGAGCGCGACAAGCGCTTGGCGGTGCCGCATTGGGAGCAGACGCCTGACCCGCAGGGCGAGTACCTGGCAAACCGGTACCGTTACCTGCGTGAACGGGTTGTGGGCAGTCCGCAGGCGCTGCATTGGTCCGTGCTGGCCATGTATCTCGCGGGTCCGATGGAATGGTATGGACACCACGCCGTATTCAAGTACGACATGGCGGGCAGCCTTGCGACACTCGCCGGCCCGGTCGTGGTCCTGTCGAATTCCGATGACCTGCTCGATTTCACGTTCGAGCGCGTGAAAGCGCTGCGGCCGGATTTCAGGTTTCAGCGGCTGGTCGGGCAGTCATCCAACATGGCCTTCGATGAACCCGACGCCTGGGCGCGAGCGATCATCGCGGCACTGGCGTACTGCTCGCGCGCCTGA
- a CDS encoding ketopantoate reductase family protein has translation MRFCIVGAGALGSILAAALIRSGHQVAVVARGRRADQLRSLGLSVRGLITIDLPCHVVELPSQPSACDVLILATKAIDTEASLQPFAGIGVDCAFSVQNGILKDDLLAGVLGQGRVLGAMADFSGELTGSGEVLFTRNVCLHLGELSGQSSPRLTSIAAAIDQAGVRTAAVTDIRTREWSKFVGWLALVPVAVLTRLPTAQLLCDAGCAEVLVRLAREAGALARAEGVEIIDLSPLPSACLQDGDIAPAIERVQDVGRRMRSSVPGHRMSCLQDIERGTPLEIEETLGDALERGQRLGIDMPTLRSCLQLLRACDPGRDLRRASSTPVPR, from the coding sequence ATGAGATTTTGCATCGTGGGTGCAGGAGCACTTGGCAGCATACTTGCCGCGGCGCTCATTCGATCGGGTCACCAGGTGGCGGTGGTGGCGCGGGGACGGCGGGCGGATCAACTGCGCTCGCTTGGACTGTCGGTGCGCGGCCTCATCACAATCGACCTACCCTGCCATGTGGTCGAATTGCCGTCGCAACCTTCCGCCTGCGACGTGCTCATACTCGCGACCAAGGCGATCGACACAGAGGCCAGTCTGCAGCCGTTTGCCGGTATCGGCGTCGATTGCGCCTTTTCGGTGCAAAACGGCATCTTGAAGGACGATCTGCTCGCCGGTGTGCTTGGACAGGGTCGCGTCCTGGGCGCGATGGCGGATTTCAGCGGCGAGTTGACGGGATCCGGCGAGGTGTTGTTCACGCGCAATGTCTGCCTGCACCTCGGTGAACTGTCTGGCCAGTCGAGCCCGCGCCTCACATCCATTGCCGCGGCGATCGACCAGGCCGGCGTCCGTACGGCGGCGGTAACCGACATACGAACCCGCGAGTGGTCCAAGTTCGTTGGCTGGCTGGCGTTGGTGCCGGTTGCCGTGCTCACGCGCCTGCCAACCGCACAGCTCCTGTGCGATGCCGGTTGCGCGGAGGTACTCGTTCGCCTGGCACGCGAAGCGGGCGCGCTGGCGCGAGCTGAGGGCGTCGAAATCATCGACCTCTCGCCGCTCCCCTCGGCCTGCCTGCAGGACGGGGACATCGCGCCGGCGATCGAACGCGTGCAGGATGTGGGCCGCCGGATGCGCTCGAGCGTGCCGGGGCACCGCATGTCCTGCCTGCAGGATATCGAGCGCGGCACGCCGCTCGAGATCGAAGAAACGCTGGGCGATGCACTCGAGCGCGGCCAGCGGCTTGGCATCGACATGCCGACCCTGCGCAGTTGCCTGCAATTGCTGCGGGCCTGCGATCCGGGCAGGGACCTCAGGCGCGCGAGCAGTACGCCAGTGCCGCGATGA
- a CDS encoding diguanylate cyclase, with the protein MTAPRKLLLALLLFLACMVPAFAEEGLQLTALAGEAAPAEVASGRLDQRFRPFDFAALRSTRAAFWVRIEIGDRHLNHDALIIRKGRHLQLRLFAAAASADSAIAPAFSAGGFRAMHESVFALDRTLVGGQTFYAEITPEGSGSESLGFELAPLAHKLAEANNNSRVIALSFGALMAMATASLLIWAILKSSIFLLYAVLFSLQALYIAYLSGQGFDWPLLRIATPLNANAWNIPAALSGAAAALFVREIADLKRYWPRVHRIFGVLALVFLVLAVANVGQLIGLGTKVAAVGNIIFLGTAIFTLIVCFLAWRRGSRGAGWFLLAWGLLEVFTIATAARLLVDRQFDGSNLPYLGLPLAMVAAAILVALGVADRLREQRLALTDAERRAQTDPLTGMLNRRSLMERLDAACLRAQARGLPIALLFIDLDHFKQINDRYGHAAGDACLRAITAPIQSELRQSDVIGRYGGEEFIVVLSSADVAAAQLIAERIRARVAQMRVGGFGEPIELTCSIGIASSDMLGIWGEQLVARADAAVYAAKHGGRNQVQLATAAA; encoded by the coding sequence ATGACCGCGCCGCGAAAACTCCTGCTTGCGTTACTCCTTTTTCTCGCGTGCATGGTTCCGGCGTTCGCCGAAGAGGGCCTGCAGCTGACCGCACTTGCAGGCGAGGCGGCGCCTGCCGAGGTCGCCAGTGGCCGCCTGGATCAGCGCTTCCGCCCGTTCGACTTCGCGGCGTTGCGCTCGACCCGTGCAGCATTCTGGGTGCGTATCGAAATCGGCGACCGTCATCTCAATCACGATGCGTTGATCATTCGCAAAGGCCGGCATTTGCAGCTGCGATTGTTCGCCGCCGCGGCATCGGCCGACTCTGCCATCGCGCCGGCATTTTCCGCCGGCGGATTTCGCGCCATGCACGAATCAGTATTCGCACTCGACCGGACCCTTGTCGGCGGCCAAACCTTCTACGCCGAGATAACACCCGAGGGCAGCGGCTCCGAGTCCCTCGGCTTCGAGCTCGCGCCGCTTGCGCACAAGCTCGCCGAGGCCAACAACAACAGCCGGGTCATTGCGCTCAGTTTCGGCGCGCTGATGGCGATGGCCACCGCGTCGTTGCTCATCTGGGCCATCCTGAAGAGCTCGATATTCCTTTTATATGCGGTCCTGTTCAGCCTGCAGGCGCTTTATATCGCCTATCTGTCGGGACAGGGTTTTGACTGGCCACTGCTGCGCATCGCAACGCCCCTGAACGCGAATGCATGGAACATACCGGCCGCATTGAGCGGCGCAGCCGCGGCACTGTTCGTGCGTGAAATCGCCGATCTCAAGCGCTACTGGCCGCGGGTACACCGCATCTTTGGCGTCCTGGCCCTGGTCTTCCTGGTGCTTGCCGTCGCGAATGTCGGACAGCTGATCGGCCTTGGCACCAAGGTCGCGGCAGTTGGCAATATCATCTTTCTCGGCACCGCGATCTTCACGCTCATCGTGTGTTTCCTCGCCTGGCGCCGTGGCAGCCGGGGCGCCGGTTGGTTTCTGCTGGCCTGGGGCCTGCTCGAAGTCTTCACGATCGCGACCGCCGCGCGGCTGCTCGTCGACCGTCAATTCGATGGCAGCAACCTGCCCTACCTGGGACTGCCCCTGGCGATGGTCGCTGCTGCCATCCTGGTCGCGCTCGGCGTGGCCGACCGTCTGCGCGAGCAGCGGCTGGCGCTGACCGACGCCGAGCGACGCGCGCAGACCGATCCATTGACCGGCATGCTCAACCGGCGCTCGCTCATGGAACGTCTCGACGCCGCCTGCCTTCGCGCACAGGCCCGCGGCCTGCCCATTGCGCTGCTGTTCATCGACCTCGACCACTTCAAGCAGATCAATGACCGATACGGCCACGCGGCGGGCGATGCCTGCCTGCGCGCAATTACCGCGCCGATCCAGTCCGAACTGCGCCAGTCGGATGTCATCGGTCGCTATGGCGGCGAGGAGTTCATCGTGGTGCTGAGCAGCGCCGATGTCGCCGCAGCACAATTGATCGCGGAGCGCATTCGTGCGCGTGTCGCGCAGATGCGGGTCGGAGGCTTTGGCGAACCCATCGAGCTCACCTGCAGCATTGGTATCGCGAGCAGCGACATGCTGGGTATCTGGGGCGAGCAGCTCGTGGCGCGAGCCGACGCGGCGGTGTATGCCGCCAAGCATGGTGGCCGCAACCAGGTCCAGTTGGCCACCGCCGCTGCCTGA
- a CDS encoding PEP-CTERM sorting domain-containing protein, protein MRRNYTQTDRPIGNGPSRIGKTLAGACLVAAMLGGVANAGPLMVGEQVEVGNQNGNAFTPSPVNGDTNGLYSNISFLLDGERGVNAAAGAFVLDYRQSGGEWEQFVSFCLQPDVYLMPFSNPYEVTGLSASPYQNDAWIAELWGRHRNDVTNDIGAAAFQVALWELAYGVSDRNLGSGAFRLTSSGAVFDLAQSWLTEIDGSGPMAEGLMVLVNNPQLTDRQDLLTANPTVPEPGTLALLGIGLVGIAAVRHRRRRAVA, encoded by the coding sequence GTGAGACGTAACTACACACAGACAGATCGCCCAATCGGCAATGGCCCGTCACGGATAGGCAAGACGCTTGCCGGCGCCTGCCTGGTCGCAGCCATGCTGGGCGGTGTCGCAAACGCCGGACCGCTCATGGTCGGCGAGCAGGTCGAGGTTGGCAACCAGAATGGCAATGCCTTCACGCCGAGCCCGGTCAATGGCGACACCAATGGGCTTTATAGCAATATTTCCTTCCTCCTCGATGGCGAGCGCGGCGTCAATGCCGCCGCCGGGGCATTCGTGCTCGATTACCGCCAGAGCGGTGGCGAGTGGGAACAATTCGTCAGCTTCTGCCTGCAGCCTGACGTCTATCTGATGCCGTTTTCGAATCCCTATGAAGTGACCGGCCTTTCGGCTTCGCCTTACCAGAACGATGCCTGGATCGCCGAACTCTGGGGCCGTCACAGGAACGACGTGACCAACGATATCGGCGCAGCCGCCTTTCAGGTGGCGCTCTGGGAGCTCGCCTACGGCGTGAGTGACCGAAACCTCGGCAGCGGCGCGTTTCGGCTCACGAGCTCCGGCGCCGTGTTCGATCTGGCGCAGAGCTGGCTCACGGAAATCGATGGCAGCGGCCCCATGGCCGAGGGTCTGATGGTGCTCGTCAACAATCCGCAGCTGACCGATCGGCAGGATCTGCTCACCGCGAATCCGACTGTGCCTGAGCCCGGAACCCTTGCGTTGCTCGGGATCGGCCTGGTTGGCATTGCCGCCGTGCGCCATCGCCGCAGACGCGCAGTCGCCTGA
- a CDS encoding DUF885 domain-containing protein codes for MISRTILVVLCATLCACAGAPAAKPTAPETSATTRPADAPAELRALFASSDEDSLRRNPLSALFRGDLRYADQLGDIFTDAHNDAEREAAMRELARLHAIDRAQLDATDRIAYDVFEYEQEQSLIDLRPDMLELTEVRPLNHFYGIHVFYPVISSGKGAAPFKTATDYDNALLRHAQYADLIDRAIGRFREGMASGIVETRLTINNVIAQLDTQLAAPVDESTYFGPVGDFPAEFTDADRERYTQRYRDAIRLQIYPALTRLRDFLRDEYLPKTREVVGLAAMPRGTELYARLIEARTTLPLTAAEVHELGLTEVARIREQMMKVREAVGFEGTLPQFFEFIRNDPQFKPSSRESLTEAYYALGRRVDQQIGRFFTDLPKAALEIRPYEPFREKFQAGGSYQRGTPDGSRPGIFYFNAYDLPSRTSPGMTSLYLHEGAPGHHFQISLAQENTALPNFMRFGGNTAYVEGWALYVETLGYEMGLYDDPYQRFGHLDSEMLRAMRLVVDTGLHTKGWTREQAIRYMLDNSSMGETDATAEVERYIAIPGQALAYKIGALTIQRLRRKAEKELGSKFDLREFHRQVLNTGALPLPILERKIDTWIAAMRQPQAS; via the coding sequence GTGATATCGAGAACGATTCTGGTGGTGCTTTGCGCCACGCTCTGCGCCTGTGCCGGTGCACCCGCGGCGAAGCCCACTGCACCCGAAACATCCGCTACCACCCGGCCAGCCGACGCACCGGCCGAGCTGCGCGCACTCTTTGCGTCGAGCGATGAAGACAGCCTCCGGCGAAATCCGCTGTCGGCGCTGTTTCGTGGCGACCTGCGGTACGCCGACCAGCTCGGCGACATCTTCACCGATGCGCACAATGACGCCGAGCGCGAAGCCGCAATGCGCGAACTTGCCCGATTGCATGCCATCGATCGCGCGCAACTCGATGCCACCGACCGCATCGCCTACGATGTCTTCGAGTATGAGCAGGAGCAATCCCTGATCGACTTGAGACCGGACATGCTCGAGTTGACGGAGGTGCGCCCACTCAATCATTTCTACGGTATCCATGTTTTCTATCCGGTTATCTCATCCGGCAAGGGAGCGGCGCCCTTCAAGACCGCCACCGATTACGACAATGCGCTCCTGCGACATGCGCAGTACGCCGACCTGATCGATCGGGCCATCGGGCGTTTCCGCGAGGGCATGGCGAGCGGCATCGTCGAGACACGCCTGACCATCAACAATGTCATCGCCCAACTCGACACGCAGTTGGCGGCGCCGGTCGATGAGTCGACCTATTTCGGGCCTGTCGGTGATTTTCCCGCCGAATTCACGGACGCGGACCGCGAGCGCTACACGCAGCGTTATCGCGACGCCATCCGGCTGCAGATCTATCCGGCATTGACGCGATTGCGCGATTTCCTGCGTGACGAATACCTGCCGAAGACGCGCGAGGTCGTTGGCCTCGCGGCCATGCCCCGTGGCACCGAGCTCTATGCCCGCCTGATCGAGGCGCGCACGACCTTGCCACTGACGGCGGCGGAAGTGCACGAACTGGGTTTGACGGAAGTTGCGCGTATACGCGAGCAGATGATGAAGGTGCGCGAGGCCGTCGGATTCGAGGGAACGCTGCCACAGTTCTTCGAATTCATTCGCAATGACCCGCAATTCAAACCCTCATCGCGTGAAAGCCTGACCGAAGCGTATTACGCGCTCGGTCGGCGCGTCGATCAGCAGATCGGAAGGTTTTTCACGGATCTTCCCAAAGCGGCCCTGGAGATCCGCCCCTACGAGCCGTTCCGTGAGAAATTCCAGGCCGGAGGATCGTACCAGCGTGGTACCCCGGACGGGTCGCGGCCCGGCATCTTCTATTTCAACGCCTACGACCTGCCCTCGCGAACCTCGCCGGGCATGACTTCGCTTTATCTGCACGAAGGCGCTCCCGGTCATCATTTCCAGATCAGCCTGGCGCAGGAGAATACGGCGTTGCCGAATTTCATGCGCTTTGGCGGCAACACCGCCTATGTGGAAGGCTGGGCCCTCTACGTGGAAACACTGGGCTATGAGATGGGTTTGTACGACGATCCCTACCAGCGTTTCGGCCATCTCGATTCTGAAATGCTGCGCGCCATGCGCCTCGTCGTCGATACCGGTTTGCACACCAAGGGCTGGACGCGCGAGCAAGCCATCCGTTACATGCTCGACAACTCATCCATGGGTGAGACCGATGCGACAGCCGAGGTCGAACGCTACATTGCTATTCCCGGCCAGGCACTGGCGTACAAGATCGGCGCGCTCACGATTCAACGATTGCGCCGCAAGGCCGAGAAGGAACTCGGCTCAAAGTTCGACCTGCGCGAATTTCACCGCCAGGTTCTCAACACCGGCGCCCTGCCGCTGCCTATCCTCGAGCGCAAGATAGATACCTGGATCGCGGCGATGCGTCAGCCGCAGGCGTCGTGA
- a CDS encoding formate dehydrogenase subunit delta, which translates to MDKRHLAAMVEDIASFFRSASVSDQISADIGSHLRRFWEPRMRSELIAAWRSGEIKLSDAAAAAVARLAETHDACG; encoded by the coding sequence GTGGATAAGCGGCACCTGGCGGCCATGGTCGAGGACATCGCGAGCTTCTTTCGTTCCGCGTCGGTGTCCGACCAGATAAGCGCCGATATCGGCAGCCACCTGCGGCGGTTCTGGGAACCACGCATGCGCAGCGAACTCATTGCAGCCTGGCGCAGTGGCGAAATCAAGCTGAGCGACGCAGCGGCCGCTGCGGTTGCGCGCCTTGCCGAGACTCACGACGCCTGCGGCTGA
- the fdhD gene encoding formate dehydrogenase accessory sulfurtransferase FdhD, with the protein MSVAVQRWGRDGTRSGRDMIASELPVALEFNGVAYAVMMVTPVDLEDFAVGFCMTEGLVEHPADIRSIEIETQALSARLRLTINARQFAALLRRRRAMAGFSSCGICGVESLDDALRKVPRAGSTLRVSAAQVQQWLADLAAWQPVNAVTGGMHAAAWIHDGRLRQVREDIGRHNALDKVLGAVMRKEAADCATGLLLVTSRASYEMVLKAAQCRIEILIAMSAPTSLAVQSAENCGMTLVAFARPGQHVVYTHAERIGG; encoded by the coding sequence GTGAGCGTTGCGGTCCAGCGCTGGGGGCGCGACGGCACGCGGTCCGGGCGCGACATGATCGCAAGCGAGTTGCCTGTCGCGCTGGAATTCAACGGTGTTGCCTACGCCGTGATGATGGTGACACCGGTGGATCTCGAGGACTTCGCGGTCGGATTCTGCATGACCGAAGGGTTGGTCGAGCATCCAGCCGACATCCGCAGCATCGAGATCGAAACGCAGGCGCTCTCGGCCAGGTTGCGCCTGACGATCAACGCGCGCCAGTTTGCCGCGCTGCTGCGGCGCCGCCGCGCCATGGCTGGTTTTTCGAGTTGCGGCATCTGCGGAGTCGAGAGCCTGGACGATGCGTTGCGCAAGGTACCGCGTGCCGGGTCGACGCTGCGAGTGTCGGCGGCGCAGGTGCAGCAGTGGCTCGCTGATCTGGCCGCATGGCAGCCCGTCAACGCAGTCACAGGCGGCATGCATGCCGCCGCGTGGATCCATGATGGCCGTTTGCGGCAGGTGCGAGAGGATATTGGCAGGCACAATGCGCTCGACAAGGTGTTGGGCGCGGTAATGCGCAAAGAGGCCGCGGATTGTGCAACGGGACTGTTACTGGTGACCAGTCGCGCGAGCTATGAAATGGTGCTGAAGGCTGCGCAATGCCGGATCGAAATCCTCATTGCAATGTCGGCTCCAACATCCCTCGCCGTGCAGAGCGCCGAGAATTGCGGGATGACCCTGGTCGCGTTCGCACGGCCTGGTCAACACGTCGTCTACACACATGCGGAGCGCATCGGTGGATAA